A genomic segment from Lignipirellula cremea encodes:
- a CDS encoding GAP1-N2 domain-containing protein: MLHTLQQALFTSARTARMDGYQLAAVSDGLSSADAAEIVQCAPAHDTLLRTRSVNFHPLSRGAFCLSQTTIEGDEYSGRRGGRVVTRCLVAEVDTLTRFGANPFRLLDAAALDGAFDPLEEIPARLEPLSLLGSASVFDRNLLAELLRRPGIDLITQLLDGVLCHPQCCWILPDPCERLLAGVLNLLPLGERPAVSFSTGLRPSASRPFRLVCLPERSQAAPRGPAVLLEPGRSQPQPLQHPWSQLIHEALVAEELAGIAKLVQQATLASVA; encoded by the coding sequence GTGCTGCATACGCTCCAGCAAGCGCTCTTCACGTCGGCTCGAACCGCGCGGATGGATGGGTACCAGTTGGCGGCCGTGAGCGACGGTCTGTCTTCCGCCGATGCGGCCGAGATTGTGCAGTGCGCTCCGGCGCACGACACCCTGTTGCGGACGCGGAGCGTGAACTTTCATCCCCTGTCGCGGGGGGCCTTTTGCTTGTCGCAAACGACGATCGAAGGGGACGAGTACAGTGGGCGCCGCGGCGGCCGCGTAGTGACGCGTTGCCTGGTGGCGGAAGTCGACACACTGACACGATTTGGCGCCAATCCGTTCCGGCTGCTGGACGCGGCCGCGCTGGACGGGGCCTTTGATCCGCTGGAAGAGATCCCCGCCCGGCTGGAGCCGCTGAGCCTGCTGGGATCGGCCTCGGTCTTTGATCGCAACCTGCTGGCGGAACTGCTCCGACGTCCCGGGATCGACCTGATCACGCAACTGCTCGACGGCGTGCTTTGCCATCCGCAATGCTGCTGGATCCTGCCCGACCCTTGCGAACGCTTGCTGGCCGGCGTATTGAATCTGTTGCCGCTGGGCGAACGGCCGGCGGTGAGTTTCTCGACCGGACTGCGGCCTTCGGCCAGCCGACCGTTTCGACTGGTCTGCCTGCCCGAGCGCAGCCAGGCGGCGCCGCGGGGACCGGCCGTCCTGCTGGAGCCGGGCCGCAGCCAGCCCCAGCCGCTGCAGCATCCCTGGTCGCAGCTGATTCACGAAGCACTCGTCGCAGAAGAACTGGCCGGCATCGCGAAGCTGGTGCAGCAGGCGACGCTCGCTTCCGTCGCCTGA
- a CDS encoding 3-keto-disaccharide hydrolase, whose translation MKRVAAGALLAVLVLTVAARAAETEKGFTQLFDGKTFTGWKANEAADSWKIEDGALVCEGPRSHLFYTGDLAPFKNFELKVDVMTTPGSNAGIYFHSQYQESGWPKHGYEAQVNNTHGDPKKTGSLYAVMNVMEAPAKDNEWFTEEIIVQGKRIIIKVNGKTLVDFTEEADRKPGSDFTRILSEGTFALQAHDPKSKVLFKNIRVKKLAD comes from the coding sequence ATGAAACGCGTCGCCGCTGGGGCCTTGCTGGCCGTACTTGTTTTGACCGTTGCCGCTCGCGCTGCCGAGACCGAAAAAGGTTTTACCCAACTGTTTGATGGGAAAACGTTCACTGGCTGGAAAGCGAACGAAGCCGCCGATAGCTGGAAAATCGAAGACGGCGCTCTCGTTTGCGAGGGGCCGCGCAGCCACCTGTTCTACACGGGCGATCTGGCGCCCTTCAAGAATTTTGAACTGAAGGTCGACGTCATGACGACCCCCGGCAGCAACGCCGGGATTTATTTCCACTCCCAGTACCAGGAATCCGGCTGGCCGAAGCACGGCTACGAAGCCCAGGTGAACAACACCCACGGCGACCCGAAAAAAACCGGCAGCCTGTACGCTGTGATGAATGTGATGGAAGCGCCGGCCAAGGACAACGAATGGTTTACCGAAGAAATCATCGTCCAGGGGAAGCGGATCATCATTAAAGTGAACGGCAAAACGCTGGTCGACTTCACCGAAGAAGCGGATCGCAAGCCGGGCTCCGACTTCACCCGGATCCTGAGCGAAGGCACCTTCGCCCTGCAGGCGCACGACCCGAAGAGCAAAGTGCTGTTCAAGAACATCCGTGTGAAAAAGCTGGCCGACTAA
- a CDS encoding GDP-mannose 4,6-dehydratase: MTKRALITGITGQDGSYLAELLLKRGYEVHGLVRRVALEDPANRLSRIDDFRDQLHLHAGSLESFPSLFAVVNAVQPDELYHLGAQSFVSYSFEDAFSTFRTNIDGTHFVLESVKQTCPGCRVYFAGSSEMFGHVKATPQDENTPFHPRSPYGISKVTGFDLSRNYREAYGMFISCGILFNHESPRRGFEFVTRKITSHVAKIKHGLADTLPLGNLEAKRDWGFAGDYVEAMYLMVQQETASDFVVATGETHTVREFCEQAFAAVDLDYRDYVTENPEFYRPAEVHLLLGDAGKAKAELNWEPTCRFDRLVEMMIDADMELIRQQRTGTSAGE; encoded by the coding sequence ATGACGAAGCGCGCGCTAATCACCGGCATCACCGGACAAGACGGATCGTATCTGGCGGAGCTGTTGCTAAAGCGAGGCTACGAGGTGCACGGCCTGGTGCGCCGGGTCGCCCTGGAAGATCCGGCCAATCGCCTGTCGCGGATCGACGACTTCCGCGACCAGCTGCACTTGCACGCCGGCAGCCTGGAGAGCTTTCCCAGTCTGTTCGCCGTCGTCAACGCCGTGCAGCCCGACGAGCTGTACCACCTGGGAGCGCAAAGTTTCGTTTCGTATTCCTTTGAGGATGCGTTTTCGACCTTCCGCACCAACATCGACGGCACGCACTTTGTCCTGGAGTCGGTCAAGCAGACCTGTCCCGGCTGTCGGGTGTATTTCGCCGGGTCGAGTGAAATGTTCGGACATGTCAAAGCGACCCCGCAGGATGAGAACACGCCGTTCCATCCCCGCTCGCCTTACGGCATTTCCAAGGTGACCGGCTTTGATCTGTCGCGAAATTACCGCGAAGCTTACGGCATGTTCATCAGTTGCGGCATTCTGTTCAATCATGAGTCGCCCCGCCGCGGATTTGAATTCGTCACGCGGAAAATCACGTCGCACGTCGCCAAAATCAAGCACGGCCTGGCCGACACGCTGCCGCTGGGGAATCTGGAAGCGAAGCGGGACTGGGGCTTTGCCGGCGATTATGTCGAAGCAATGTACCTGATGGTGCAGCAAGAGACCGCCAGCGATTTTGTGGTGGCGACCGGCGAAACCCACACCGTCCGCGAGTTCTGCGAGCAGGCCTTCGCCGCGGTCGATCTCGACTACCGGGACTATGTCACCGAGAACCCTGAGTTCTATCGCCCGGCCGAGGTGCACCTGCTGCTGGGCGACGCCGGCAAAGCCAAGGCAGAACTGAATTGGGAGCCGACCTGCCGTTTCGATCGCCTGGTCGAAATGATGATCGACGCCGACATGGAACTGATCCGCCAACAGCGGACCGGGACGTCAGCGGGCGAGTAG
- a CDS encoding TRAFAC clade GTPase domain-containing protein, with protein MTREGMWELQSYKLADYSVSHPCFICHGGNNFDAELCRHCMAPMALAHQAAQLKTPPRLIAAVGSAGAGKTVYLGMLTDMLSRENNDLQVLARGAFSVQIQQITMEALANCRFPDKTPSEPDHWNWLHSQIQSKRIKRPYELMMPDLAGDALLEEINHPNSYPVIHHFLSKASGIMLLVDAAELEQGSQVQDFFATKIVSYLCELESHAKTGWPNRPIAVILSKADQCDTCFLDPLEFARKYAPSLWRQVKERLKKYQFFATGVAGACATIYGLGGQEQIPLRVEPRGIVEPFSWLTHQISKKP; from the coding sequence ATGACCCGTGAAGGCATGTGGGAACTGCAGTCGTACAAGCTGGCCGATTACTCGGTCTCCCATCCCTGTTTTATCTGCCACGGCGGCAATAACTTCGACGCCGAACTGTGCCGACATTGCATGGCCCCGATGGCGCTGGCTCACCAGGCGGCCCAGCTGAAAACGCCGCCCCGGTTGATCGCGGCCGTCGGTTCCGCCGGCGCCGGGAAAACCGTCTACCTGGGCATGCTGACCGACATGCTCTCGCGGGAAAACAACGACCTGCAGGTGCTGGCCCGGGGCGCATTCAGCGTGCAGATCCAGCAGATCACCATGGAAGCGCTGGCTAACTGCCGCTTTCCGGACAAAACGCCCAGCGAACCGGACCACTGGAACTGGCTGCATTCCCAGATCCAGTCCAAACGAATCAAACGCCCTTACGAGCTGATGATGCCCGACCTGGCCGGCGACGCCCTGCTGGAAGAGATCAACCACCCCAACTCCTACCCCGTGATCCACCATTTTCTGTCGAAGGCCTCGGGCATTATGCTGCTGGTCGATGCGGCCGAGCTGGAACAGGGAAGCCAGGTGCAGGATTTCTTTGCGACCAAGATCGTCAGCTATCTGTGCGAGCTGGAATCGCACGCCAAGACAGGCTGGCCGAATCGTCCGATCGCTGTGATTCTCAGCAAAGCCGACCAGTGCGACACGTGCTTTCTGGATCCGCTGGAATTCGCCCGCAAGTACGCCCCTTCGCTCTGGCGCCAGGTCAAAGAGCGTTTGAAAAAGTACCAGTTTTTTGCGACCGGCGTGGCCGGCGCTTGCGCTACGATCTACGGCCTGGGCGGCCAGGAACAGATCCCGCTGCGCGTCGAGCCCCGCGGCATCGTCGAACCGTTCTCGTGGCTGACGCACCAGATCTCCAAAAAGCCCTGA
- a CDS encoding nucleoside hydrolase, with the protein MPRKVIIDCDPGIDDALALCLALFDPRLEVTAITAVAGNVSAEQSSRNVQKIIDQLDPPRLPRIGTAQPCEAAPPVDRRHLFGGDGLGNCNMPVSELHHQHVSDKLIFDEIRSAPERVTIIALGPLTNIARAFQRDPSLISMVDRIIISGGSVAKGGNATAAAEFNMFYDPESAAAVFRSATTKTLVPLDVTNRVKIGMNLLNELPDEETQVGGFLHRMLPFAFRSYHQILGQESILLHDCVALLAAVQPELFETIEMAGDVETMGNLTTGATVFDRRTQAEWRTNMEVAVDVDVAGAADCIVRGLKNAGS; encoded by the coding sequence ATGCCGCGTAAAGTTATTATTGACTGCGATCCTGGCATCGACGACGCCTTGGCGCTCTGTCTGGCCCTGTTTGATCCTCGCCTGGAAGTGACGGCAATCACGGCGGTGGCCGGCAATGTTTCGGCCGAACAATCCAGCCGGAACGTGCAGAAAATCATCGATCAGCTTGACCCGCCCCGCTTGCCGCGGATCGGTACGGCCCAGCCCTGCGAAGCGGCCCCCCCGGTGGACCGGCGACACCTTTTTGGCGGCGATGGGCTGGGCAACTGCAACATGCCCGTTTCGGAACTGCATCACCAGCACGTTTCCGACAAGCTGATCTTCGACGAAATCCGCTCCGCCCCGGAACGCGTCACCATTATTGCGCTCGGCCCGCTGACCAACATCGCCCGGGCGTTCCAGCGCGACCCCAGCCTGATCTCCATGGTGGATCGGATCATTATTTCCGGCGGATCGGTCGCCAAAGGCGGGAACGCCACGGCGGCGGCCGAGTTCAACATGTTCTACGATCCGGAAAGCGCGGCAGCCGTGTTCCGCTCGGCGACGACCAAGACGCTGGTGCCGCTGGATGTGACAAACCGCGTCAAGATCGGCATGAACCTGCTGAACGAACTGCCCGACGAAGAAACGCAGGTCGGCGGCTTTTTACACCGGATGCTGCCGTTCGCCTTCCGCTCGTACCATCAGATCCTGGGGCAGGAGAGCATTCTGCTGCACGACTGCGTCGCCCTGCTGGCGGCGGTGCAGCCGGAGCTGTTTGAAACGATTGAGATGGCCGGCGATGTAGAAACGATGGGCAACCTGACGACCGGGGCCACCGTGTTCGATCGCCGCACCCAGGCGGAATGGCGAACCAACATGGAAGTCGCCGTCGATGTCGACGTGGCCGGCGCCGCCGACTGCATCGTCCGCGGCCTCAAAAACGCCGGCAGTTAA
- a CDS encoding glycosyltransferase family 4 protein has protein sequence MRVLMLFEYPSLNGGEYSFLAHAAVLQQRDCRFLAAGPPQGELAAALAQRQIPLHPCSWRHADQRRFSRTEMIEHLVDLVQQTEPDLVHANSLSMARWLGAAAPRLTIPCVGHVRDIVKLSKAAAADLQPLSRLLCVSAATRAMRLEQGADPERTQVLYNGVDTVRFAPCDPADEQHHESTHEQAAANGRDQAGRALRQELGVPADVCLAGGVGQIGMRKGWDTLLQAAALLAPDALPVQIVLVGERHSQKDEAIAYEQALHAAGARLARPALFLGRRDDMPSLLRAFDLLVHPARQEPLGRVLLEAAASGAAVVTTEVGGTPEIFPPGTALLVPQDDPPALAAAMASLLNDPPQRLHQAAAARQRILEQFTDTRAATNLEVHYRSLVAPCD, from the coding sequence ATGCGGGTGCTGATGCTTTTTGAATACCCGTCGCTCAACGGCGGCGAGTATTCGTTCCTGGCGCATGCGGCCGTGCTGCAGCAACGCGACTGCCGGTTCCTGGCCGCCGGGCCGCCCCAGGGCGAACTGGCGGCGGCGCTCGCCCAGCGGCAGATCCCGCTGCATCCCTGCTCCTGGCGCCATGCGGACCAGCGGCGTTTCTCCCGCACGGAAATGATCGAGCATCTGGTCGACCTGGTGCAGCAGACCGAGCCAGACCTGGTGCATGCCAATAGCCTGTCGATGGCTCGCTGGCTGGGGGCGGCCGCTCCCCGCCTGACGATCCCTTGCGTGGGCCATGTCCGCGATATCGTCAAGCTGAGCAAGGCGGCCGCCGCCGATCTGCAGCCGCTCTCCCGATTGCTCTGCGTCTCCGCCGCGACCAGGGCCATGCGGCTAGAGCAGGGAGCCGATCCCGAACGGACCCAGGTGCTCTACAACGGTGTAGATACAGTACGCTTCGCCCCGTGCGATCCTGCGGACGAACAGCACCACGAAAGCACGCACGAACAGGCGGCGGCAAACGGACGCGACCAGGCAGGTCGTGCGCTGCGGCAGGAGCTGGGCGTGCCGGCCGACGTTTGCCTGGCGGGCGGGGTCGGACAGATCGGCATGCGGAAAGGCTGGGACACGCTGCTGCAGGCGGCGGCGCTGCTGGCCCCCGACGCTCTCCCGGTGCAGATCGTGCTGGTGGGCGAACGCCATTCGCAAAAGGACGAGGCGATCGCTTACGAGCAGGCGCTGCACGCCGCCGGCGCCCGGTTGGCGCGGCCGGCCTTGTTTCTCGGCCGACGGGACGACATGCCGTCGCTGCTGCGGGCCTTCGACCTGCTGGTTCATCCGGCCCGCCAGGAGCCGCTGGGTCGGGTGCTGCTGGAAGCGGCCGCCTCAGGCGCCGCCGTGGTAACGACCGAGGTGGGCGGTACGCCGGAGATCTTCCCGCCGGGCACAGCGCTGCTGGTTCCCCAGGACGATCCGCCCGCGCTAGCGGCGGCGATGGCGTCCCTGCTGAACGATCCCCCGCAGCGGCTCCACCAGGCCGCAGCGGCCCGGCAACGCATCCTGGAACAGTTCACCGACACCCGGGCGGCGACGAACCTGGAAGTCCATTACCGGTCGCTGGTCGCGCCCTGCGATTGA
- a CDS encoding sulfatase family protein, whose amino-acid sequence MNLRYVLLLTTLLAGFAASLTQGSTLAADAVRPPNVVLLISDDQAWTDYGFMGHKQIETPHLDRLAKESALFTRGYVPSSLCRPSLMTMATGLYPHQHKIAGNDPAGKVNRNLMLKHVQAVATSPRELGQLGYVSLQTGKWWEGAPSLGGFTQAMTHGDTTRGGRHGDVGLKIGREGLKPVFDFIDKAGDDPFYLWYAPFLPHEPHNPPERLLKKYQAQNDSIHIAKYYAMCEWFDETCGQLLDHLDAKGLRENTLVIYVCDNGWIQEPNKRGYTNRSKRSSYDGGVRTPIMVRWPAGQVKAFRDEQTLVDSIDIVPTIREACGVVAKDELPGLSLLSLCRGGQLDRDTIYGEIFAHDQADIDNPSASLISRWCIEKDLKLIDSVDGPPQLFNLADDPFEQQDLAKDQPDTVARLRKKLDAWWTP is encoded by the coding sequence ATGAATCTTCGATACGTATTGCTGTTAACGACGCTGCTGGCTGGATTTGCCGCGAGCTTGACGCAGGGATCGACCCTGGCGGCAGATGCTGTCCGTCCGCCGAATGTGGTGCTGCTGATCTCGGATGACCAGGCCTGGACCGACTATGGCTTTATGGGGCACAAGCAGATTGAAACGCCCCACCTGGACCGTCTGGCCAAAGAGAGCGCCCTGTTCACCCGTGGCTATGTGCCTTCCAGCTTGTGCCGTCCCAGCCTGATGACGATGGCGACCGGGCTGTACCCGCACCAGCACAAAATCGCCGGCAACGATCCGGCCGGCAAGGTCAATCGCAACCTTATGCTCAAGCATGTCCAGGCCGTGGCGACCAGCCCGCGGGAACTGGGCCAGCTGGGCTATGTGAGCCTGCAGACCGGCAAATGGTGGGAAGGGGCGCCCAGCCTGGGCGGCTTTACCCAGGCGATGACGCATGGCGACACCACCCGCGGCGGTCGTCACGGCGATGTCGGCCTGAAGATTGGTCGCGAAGGGCTGAAGCCGGTTTTCGACTTTATCGACAAAGCGGGCGACGATCCGTTTTACCTGTGGTATGCCCCGTTCCTGCCCCATGAACCGCACAATCCGCCGGAACGCCTGTTGAAAAAGTACCAGGCCCAGAACGATTCGATCCACATCGCCAAATACTACGCCATGTGCGAATGGTTCGACGAAACGTGCGGCCAGCTGCTGGATCACTTGGATGCGAAAGGGCTGCGCGAGAACACGCTGGTGATCTACGTGTGCGATAACGGCTGGATCCAGGAGCCCAACAAACGCGGCTACACCAACCGCAGCAAACGTTCCTCGTACGACGGCGGCGTCCGCACCCCGATCATGGTTCGCTGGCCGGCCGGCCAGGTGAAAGCGTTCCGCGATGAACAAACGCTCGTCGACAGCATCGACATTGTCCCCACCATTCGCGAAGCCTGCGGCGTGGTCGCCAAGGACGAACTGCCGGGCCTGAGCCTGCTTTCGCTCTGTCGCGGCGGCCAGCTGGATCGCGATACGATCTACGGCGAGATCTTCGCTCATGACCAGGCCGACATCGACAATCCGTCGGCCAGCCTGATCTCGCGCTGGTGCATTGAGAAGGATCTCAAACTGATCGACTCGGTCGACGGCCCGCCGCAGCTGTTCAACCTGGCCGACGACCCGTTCGAACAGCAGGACCTGGCGAAAGACCAGCCCGACACCGTGGCGAGACTACGGAAAAAGCTGGATGCCTGGTGGACGCCGTAA
- a CDS encoding coiled-coil domain-containing protein: MTALATPDHWQSVYQTLSTFRADSAGFEQQMLGIIDDMERLREKLQLKVERLEEQKSAAARKRKELEQQQHQIDDERTAHLQLMEDCEHQQLQILEYEEQKEALTAENDRLTAETARLADEGNALTGQVEQLTAEVARLETEVARLEADLERASALRLPADGAEFSGDQAEQLNQLASAHAQQLERLTLEQNERIDRLSQEQAEKIQQLEEKHAAERTRLESERDAAEEERQTLEKAQQDLARERTDIEKERDALEQELEHVRARAAELRAQVQEQKQDMAESRRETSEELKHLRKLVERQAELLTDGVEPVRPQRSNRAAPANKGSDPVVNSVMAQFAKIQQVAAQKRKKK, encoded by the coding sequence ATGACCGCTCTCGCAACGCCCGACCACTGGCAATCGGTATATCAGACGCTGTCGACGTTCCGCGCCGATTCCGCCGGTTTCGAACAGCAGATGCTGGGCATCATCGACGATATGGAACGGCTGCGCGAAAAGCTCCAGTTGAAGGTCGAACGTCTGGAAGAACAGAAGTCGGCCGCCGCCCGCAAACGGAAAGAACTGGAACAGCAGCAGCACCAGATCGACGACGAACGCACCGCACACCTGCAGCTCATGGAAGACTGCGAACACCAGCAGCTGCAGATTCTGGAATACGAAGAACAGAAAGAAGCACTCACCGCGGAAAACGATCGGCTGACGGCCGAAACCGCACGCCTGGCCGACGAAGGGAACGCGCTGACCGGGCAGGTCGAACAGCTTACGGCCGAAGTCGCCCGCCTGGAGACAGAGGTCGCCCGCCTGGAAGCAGATCTGGAACGGGCGAGCGCCCTGCGGCTGCCCGCCGACGGGGCCGAGTTCTCCGGCGATCAGGCCGAGCAGCTGAACCAGCTGGCCTCCGCCCATGCACAGCAACTCGAACGCCTGACGCTTGAGCAGAACGAGCGGATCGATCGCCTTTCCCAGGAACAGGCCGAAAAAATCCAACAGCTGGAAGAAAAGCACGCCGCCGAACGGACCCGACTGGAAAGCGAACGGGACGCCGCCGAAGAAGAACGGCAAACGCTCGAAAAAGCCCAGCAGGATCTCGCCCGCGAACGCACCGATATCGAAAAAGAGCGGGACGCGCTGGAGCAGGAACTGGAACATGTGCGCGCCAGGGCGGCCGAGTTGCGGGCCCAGGTGCAAGAGCAGAAGCAGGACATGGCCGAATCCCGCAGGGAAACGTCCGAAGAGCTCAAACACCTCCGCAAGCTGGTCGAACGCCAGGCCGAACTGCTCACCGATGGCGTGGAGCCGGTCCGTCCGCAACGCTCCAATCGGGCCGCCCCTGCGAATAAAGGTTCCGACCCGGTGGTGAATTCCGTCATGGCGCAGTTCGCCAAGATCCAGCAGGTCGCCGCCCAGAAACGGAAGAAGAAGTAA
- a CDS encoding formylglycine-generating enzyme family protein produces MFSRTFLDRAMLSISLATLALTYLAGKTFGFWIAAVILVAWLGLRTRQMVRQRYQASDTPQEPTPATTAPATAKKSPLHAAPVAEDTGDLIEGLLAESRYALLLRPQIVGNLTADQITRGLTLLDEEMAMIAAGDVAVQYWRAQGQPRDKSGDLAATFGFFLDRYPVTNAQFQRFVDSGAYEQSSLWDPEIWPSVEQFVDQSGESGPRFWQDGKHPAGLQKHPVVGVNWYEARAFANWVGKRLPTDAEWVKAAAWPVQSSGRRPIQRRYPWGESMERKCAHLWTHETTGTAEVDKTPGGATPDAVHQLIGNVWEWMHGNFGGADLAAGIIDFSSPMKSIRGGAFDTYFDAQAATQFQSGECVLGRKHNIGFRCAVSVADLALSDESADDQAEPTEEDLSTLPEEAAR; encoded by the coding sequence ATGTTTTCACGCACCTTTCTCGACCGTGCCATGCTGTCGATCAGCCTGGCCACGCTGGCTCTGACTTACCTGGCCGGCAAAACTTTTGGTTTCTGGATCGCCGCCGTAATACTGGTCGCCTGGCTCGGGTTGCGGACCCGCCAGATGGTTCGGCAGCGTTACCAGGCTTCCGACACTCCGCAGGAACCGACCCCTGCGACGACCGCTCCTGCGACGGCGAAGAAAAGCCCGCTGCATGCCGCGCCCGTCGCCGAGGACACCGGCGACCTGATCGAAGGGCTTCTGGCGGAAAGTCGCTACGCGTTGCTGCTGCGGCCGCAGATTGTCGGCAACCTGACCGCCGACCAGATCACCCGGGGACTGACGCTCCTGGATGAGGAAATGGCGATGATCGCCGCCGGCGATGTCGCCGTGCAATACTGGCGAGCGCAGGGCCAGCCGCGAGACAAGTCGGGCGACCTGGCTGCAACCTTCGGTTTTTTCCTGGACCGCTACCCGGTCACTAACGCCCAGTTCCAGCGGTTTGTCGACTCGGGCGCGTACGAGCAATCCTCGCTCTGGGATCCGGAAATCTGGCCCAGTGTGGAACAGTTTGTCGACCAGTCGGGCGAGTCCGGCCCGCGGTTCTGGCAAGACGGCAAGCACCCAGCAGGCCTGCAGAAGCATCCGGTCGTCGGCGTCAACTGGTACGAAGCCCGCGCCTTTGCCAACTGGGTCGGCAAGCGATTGCCGACCGATGCGGAGTGGGTCAAAGCGGCCGCCTGGCCCGTACAGTCCAGCGGCCGGCGTCCGATCCAAAGACGCTATCCCTGGGGGGAATCGATGGAGCGGAAGTGCGCCCATCTGTGGACGCATGAAACCACCGGCACGGCTGAGGTCGACAAGACGCCCGGCGGCGCCACGCCCGACGCGGTGCATCAGTTGATTGGCAACGTGTGGGAATGGATGCACGGGAATTTCGGCGGGGCCGATCTGGCCGCCGGGATCATCGACTTCTCTTCCCCGATGAAAAGCATCCGGGGCGGAGCTTTTGACACTTACTTCGACGCCCAGGCGGCGACGCAGTTTCAAAGCGGCGAGTGCGTACTTGGCCGCAAGCACAATATCGGGTTCCGCTGCGCCGTCAGCGTGGCGGACCTGGCCCTGTCCGATGAATCGGCCGACGACCAGGCTGAACCCACAGAAGAAGACCTGTCCACCCTGCCTGAGGAGGCCGCCCGATGA